The sequence below is a genomic window from Lolium perenne isolate Kyuss_39 chromosome 7, Kyuss_2.0, whole genome shotgun sequence.
CTAAAATTTTCAATCATGGCTCGCTATCTACCGTCTGTGAGATTTCCTTCTTGTTCTACTGATCTCACAGACGGTATAGGAGCTGGCGAATAGGTATATACTTCTATTCCAAGGTTTTTGAGTTGGTGTATAGTCGCTGACTAATCGCCAAGTCGTTTTCTCAAAATCAGGGCAACTCACGAATATTCATCGACTTATGGCAACTGAGCCGGAGGGCTGGCGATTCGACTAGCTTGGTGACTCAAAAACCTTGTTCTATGCGCCACTTTTCGAGCATATAATTGATTTGACTGGCCACGGACGCAAAATAAAGAAAAGAGAGAGCAAATTAGTGGGGTTAAGTTTTGCTTAATTAAAACTTCACCAACAAGAAAGATCATCATGTTTGAGAATCAATTATAATGACTAACTAGTAACAAGATTGCGTAAAGAAACATAATGAAAGCAAAATGTAGTTACCAGGGACACAAAAACATCAAGAAAACATTTCTGTAATGGTTGGGCATAAAATGGTGATCCCTTCCAGTGGATCGTTTCTTCCATCGCCTGACATGCCAGGCTCCAGATCAGGGTTTCTCTCCTGGACATTCTTAGCTCATATATACTCCAGTCAGTCTACACCTATGATTAACATCTGGCTTGTTGAAGATGAGCCAATCTTTGAAGAATTTTCCCATATGTATACAGTACAGATGTACAGAAAATTATAGAGATAAGGTACAATTTTACGGAAATGCACTtcggctcataggagcatttgctcccattgtgtgaatccacatttcgaagtgtaaaaaaattctaaactaaatttttacatgtacatctagatattttatgttggtacacaaattttcaaaaaaagaaaaaacattttgtggctcctgtaaaaaagacaatttTTGATGTTGTAACACGACTAGGTACAgcatatttttttgtcttttttgtacacaccacacaaaatgttgtttttccatgaaaacttgtgtacgaacatagaATGTCACAATGTACACCAAAAAACTTATGTCaatttttttttgacatttttataattttgtataatgggagcatttgctcctatgagccaaaacgccacctcccaaTTTTGATCTATTTCATGTTTTCTGATCTCTATATACTTTAGTTCGGTGTCCTTGGATAGTGCATCATGTTCCTTTTGTTCCAGATTCCATAAAAATGAAATCTTTGATATGTTTTTATTTGATctattcttttcttttttatcTAACATAGATACAACACAAGGAAAAAGTCAGGAAAATTACACAATAATTATTTCTCTCTAAACAACAGTTCATCAGCATCAGCTAGCAAGTAGCTTGGAATCAGCTGCAAagtagctctctctctctctctaatttGACTTGCACACCATAAATCCAAAACACCGCCACCGCACACACCAGAtcttgcgccgccgcctcctctgccTTGACGAGGAGGAGAGTCGCCTGTCTCAGCAACCCAGGTGCTTCCCCCAACAACCTCCACCTCGGTCTGCTCCCTATATCCCTCCTCTTGGACTGAAGGAGTCTCTGTCACTTCACGTTGGAGAGGTTGTGGCAGAAGAAAGGGACGAGGAAGGAGACGATGGTATCAAGGAGGAAGAGCGATTCCAGGGTGGCATTGCAAATCGAATTACCAGTTCAAATTGTATGACAGCCAAACCCGTTGGACAATGGAATCAATTGAATTCCGCAATTCCTGGATGAAATGATGGCTGCCAAACGAGCTCAAAGAGGAATTTCACCACCACAAAAGGCCCtaaagagcatttctttcttcaGAACTGATTGAATTTCACATGCTTGTACGCATGCATGGAGATAATCTACAGGGGAATACAGATGTTATTGATTCTTCCATTTCTGCTGAGATTCCAGATCGGTTGCCTATTCTCGGCTGCCAGACAAGCTTAAAGAGGAATTCATCGCCACAAAAGGCCATAAAGAGCAATTCTTTCTTCAGAACTGATTAAATTTCACATGCTTGTACGCATGCATGAAGCTGCATGGAGATAATCTACAGACGAATACATATGTTACTGATTCTTCCATTTCTGTGAGATTCCAGATCTAGTTGCTGATCCATCAGGATATGAATTGGTATCTGAATTTATGATGCATGGACCATGTGGAGAACTAAATGATAAGTGTATGTGCATGAAAAAGGATGACTACTCCAAGCATTTTGCAAAAAAAGAATCAATGAAAGATAACCATCAATGAATACTACAGTCATAGTGACCAGATGTGCAACAATTAACCAGAACATATGAGTGCTTAAAACCTAGTAAGTATCTCTATTCTCTGTGCAGTCAGAGAAACTGAAATAACCATCTAACAGAGTTACAGAACTGCAGAAGGCACCGGTTGCCTATTCTCGGCTCACATGAGTGAGTTCACGGGTGTCCTTCTAAGCTACTCAATCATTGGGTTAATTGGATCTATGCCACTACAACTTTAGCAGGTTGGAGAAATGCCATTACAAAATGGCACAGGTAGAGGTATGAGAATTGTAGTGGCATATGTGATCAGCTAAATAGAATGTTCATATAAAGGTATAATGGGTGTATAAGGGCAGTGTACAACTTGGTATTGGACAAAATGGCATAGGTAGAGGTATGAGAGAGTTGTAGTGGCATATTTCCAACAtgtgtttttgtaatggcatttcTCCAACTCGCGAAAGTTGTAGTGGCATAGATCCAATTAACCCATCATTAAACTGCTACTCCTTGAGGTTGTTCATGAAGAAAATAGTTAACCCTATAAGCTTAAAAAGCAAAAGGCTAGGCAAACATAAATAGGAAGGAGACATTACAGAAGCGAAGTTATTTACCATGAGCGGCTGAGGTTTAACCATCTTACAAAACAAATGCCAGGTCTTGAGCATGATAAATTTATGGGCACACATGTCCGTGACCTTGTTCCattattcctcttcctcttttgGTTCATGCCAAGGAAGTATCAAAATTAGTACCATGCCAACGATCAAAAGAAAATTAGTCAGATATGCTCCACGACTAAGATATATAACAATGAATTATTGCTAAAATAATACAGCATTTCTTCCCAAGGCAAAAGCACCACTACATGTTTGAAAGATAGGGATTACATGTGATAACTAAATAAGCTTTTTTCTATAGGAACAATTTATTCAATATGTAGACAATAAATTGGAGTGGTGCGACTACCTACAAGACTCATGTTAGTTCTCCATGGGGGTCAGATAATTAATCACTGACATCAAAACAACTTATGCAATATTCCCATGTAAGGAACACACAAATGACTTAACTCGTGCACAAGTTCTTCTCGCTTAACTGCTCTAACCTGAAGACAACACACAAACAGAATTGCAGCAGCTGGAAACCCCCCATCATGCCAGGAAACAAGGGATTAAATAGTACTGCAGGTTTCACGGGTGGGGAAGAAAGTAACAGAGCGTCATCAATATAAAAATCCTTGTCATTTCCCTGGTGAAATAaaccttttcaatgaaatgaaatgcAAAGGCTTTTTGCGTTTTCTCAACAACAAAAAAAAGAACATAGGAGGCATCATTAATATAAAATAAACCAATGTTTCTATTTACGCTACTCATTCTTTGATCTTCGGCAACATCTAAGTATGTTCAGCCAAGATTCATTAATACATTGTCATGTATTAATGACAGCAAAGGTAGTCCTGGCTTACACTCCCTACACATACTAGTCTTGCTAATATATTGTTGAATGGTCAATTAAATGGGTGAAATGGCAAATGTATCAATAAGTCACAATGGAGTAGAAGTTCATAGCCTCATTTACTAAACAACACATCAAACTTGTAAAAAAAAGGAATTGTATCTCACCATGGATAATGAGTAACAAAGAATAATCACCATGGAAAAATTCTCTTCAAAGTTGTAACAGGCAATAAGTCTTTGTGCTCTTAAAAGCAGGGATTCTATACCAGATTACCAGGTATTTTTACTTCCCAATTGAGATAAAAGAACTGTAGAGCTCTACCCAAGCCTTTGTGTGGAGTCCTGAACCATGAGTATCCAGTCCTTCCACCAGGTAGCAAGGGCGAAGCAACACTACACAATTTGTAGCTTCAAGCTGAACACAATTAAGACAATACAGGGAACTGACTACAACAACCAATATTTATGAGGACAGCCCAATGATAGTATTTTTTTAGAAGACGCAAAGGAGCTTTGCTTGAAAAGGTAGAATATTGGTTACAAGTCTCGTGGCAGCTGTTTAGAAACTAATGAGACAACAATGATCAATTTTTTCTGCAAGTACAAAAGATGAAGTTTTtgaaaaaataaaatataaaactagCATTTGTGAAGAAACGTATTTCTACCTCACTGACATGCAAACACAAGAAGTTTTCCAGTGAAGCAAGACCATATATAATTAACTTGTGCATTTGCTTTTAGTTCTTGGATTCTTGCAGCATGGAGCATGCGAATTAACAAATTGAAATGATTATATTTTCTGACAACGAAATGAATCGGGGCATATAAATGCTTCCTTCACTTCCATAAACACATGGATCAGAACAGATAACATTAGTTGGATTACAAATCCAAAAGGGGGGAAGGAGTAAGAACAAGACAACGACATGGAGGGGGGAGGCGGGTTCCACAAACCGGAGAAGAGAGGCCAGAGGGAAACGTACACCAGCATAGGGAAATGTACACCAGCATGGCCATTCATAACCATTTGACTAATATTCATCGCAAACGCTAACAAAATCAATTTATCAAAAAGAATCAGAGCTGTTGTGAGATTCCATGAACTGATTTTTTGGGGTGTTCACCAAACAAGATTCCACTAACAATTCTCGAAAGGGGTTAAAAAAAGAAACAGAATGAACTGAGCATACATGGACATTTCAACATATTGGACTTCTGGAACAGCTGAGCTTGCAAAAAAATCTGAATTGATAACTCATTCAAAGCAGTGCCATAAACCTGAGTTTAGGAAATTCGATACCATTAGTCTATGCAACCTGGATCACCTTGGCATCAGTGTCTGGCGAGAGACTATTTACTGTAATCTATAAAGCACGAATCACATCTTATAACATCATAATGTCTGCGAAGAGCATATTTACTGTGATGGTAGGTTGCTGCCACCACTACCCAATCCTGCTTTCTGTCCCAATTCCGCGAGTTGCTGAATAAATTCCACCCCGTTGAGAATCTCTGTTGCTCCATATATGACATGCTTGGAAGGCTGTGAGCGCTGCCCTAGCTCGATTAAGCTCCTGTACTCAATGTAATTTCCACCACCAATCATGAAAACAATTGCTTCTCTGAAGGGTCCTCTAAACTGCCCACCAGTTCCAGATCTAGGGGCCCGTGGATCGAACAATATGTAGTTGTCGACCTCTGGGTTTGGTTTCCCTTCCATAAGGGCTTCAACTGTCCTAGTCAGAGCCAGCTGCCTCCCATCTGATAAGTAATTCGTCACAGCACTAATGGACTGCCCGTAAAgcttctccgcccaatcaacaatgtTGCTCCTGCTTGCTGTGCTTGATGCAGCAGCAAACTGTGTGTTCAACGACTTTATCCTCTTCACATACAGGAATGCAGACATATCTACGTCCGACTCCCGCAGCGCGGCCTCAACCTGCTCAAGTTCAGATGACGGTGGCGCCTCAAATGACAGCAGGTAGGTAACAGCCAGCCGGAGCTTATCCTCCTTGGTGCCCTTGCCACTGAGGAGGCTGAGCAGCATGGTCCGATCCACAGTTCCATTCTCAAGCATATCATTCTCGCACCGATAGTATCCATCCAGAGACCTCTCCTTGATCCGCGCAAGCAATGCAGTTGCGATGTTTGTGTGTTTATCGATCATCTTCTTGCGATCTGTTAGCTCTGGGAGCGAGTTGACCGCATTCATGAGGTGCTTGGTGTTGCCAATAAGATCTGTTCCATCAAACTCAACCCCATCCCTACCACCACCCGTGCGCTGGTTCACCTCATCTACATCCTGCTTGTACTTGGCGAGCTGCGCTTCAATTTCCTTGGCCACTTCGGGAAATTCCAACCAGCTGTTTGCCACCCAAAATGGGTCAGAGTCATCCAAATCATACTTCTCCGTTGGCAGCTTCAACTTGTTCAGCTTCAAGCTGAGCACGTCATGGACCAACGGGCGGTAGCTCCAATCGTGTTGTATCCCCACCGACAACTCAAAATTCCTGTCAAACAGGCACAGGACCGGGCGCTGGAACGATGAGGCAGCGCTGGATGCAGCCTCCGTGAAAAGATTTGGCTTGGCTAGGAGGTGATCCCGGAGACGGGCATCCAGAGCAGCAGCAACCATCTCAGCGGGCCCGCCCCGGGCGCACCTGATAATGGGCACGGTGCCCAGCGTGGAGACGACACAGAACAGGCCGAGCGCAATGGCGTCGACGGCTGCGGTGATGTCCGCATCGGCGGCGGCAGGGTCGTTGAGGGAGACATAGGCGCGCGGCTGGGCGAGCGAGAAGAGGCCGTCCTCGAGGCAGATGAAGTCAAGGTACTGGTCCGCGACACGCGCCACGCGGTGCGCCGAGCGCGACGCGGCGGTGGCGGATGCGAGGCGCTCGAGGACGGGCcggggaacggacgtggagaagTTGATGTGAAACGAGGCGTAGAGCCCCGCGGCAGCGTCGGCGGCGATGCGGTCGGCGTTGGCGGGCGTGGGGCGGACGAGGTAGACCGCGGGCGCGTCGGGGACCTGCTGCCGCGCCTTGTCGATGTTGAGGTGGAGGGTAACGCCGTGCTTGCGGAGGTCGCCAACGCGGAGCACCGGCGAGAGGAGCGAGATGCAGGGGCCGTCCATCACCAGGATCTTGTaggcctcctcctccccctcgccgccgccgtccgGCGACGACTGCTGCTGGTTCAGGTGAAGCATCCGCGTGATCAAATCTGGATCAGAAACTAGAGTTGTTACAGAAACCCATAGAGATcgacaggaagaagaaagacgggATGGATTCGAGCTTACCGAGCTGCTTCTTGCGGAGGCTGAGCGCCATGGCGGTGGTCCGGCGACCGTCGGGGCGAAGGATCTGGGAGGGGAGAGGGGGGGAACGAAGGGAAGAGTCGGGAACAGAGAAGTACCAGCAGAGGAGTTAGCAAATGAGGCTGTTTTGTCAGAAAGCCATCCAATCGTGGCCGTTGATTTATATTAGGCCGCGTGGTACGTTGTGGCATTTGCTAGCAGGCTGGCGAATTTAAGGAACTTCAACCATAAGCAAAGCAAATATGTACAtcctacaaaaaaaaaaaacgccaCCGGATTAGGAGCCAAGGAATCAGATCTCGTGGCAAGCAACTCTAGTAGTAGGTGTGAGTTTTTCTTATCTGAAATTTGTCAAATTACATTAGAAGTCTATTAACTTGTTTTCCACATACTTTCTTGTTGCACTTGTAAAAAAAATCACTTCCTTGTAAAAGCAGAGGCATTGCGTTTTCCTACCCTCTCGTTAGGGTTTAGTGCTCCGGCGGCGCCTACGTCGCCCCCGTGAGGTTGATCCGTGCCCGGCTGTGTTTCTGTCAGGTCTTGGTGCCTTTCTCGTTCGGGATCGGGTTCTCCTGCTTCTGTTCGTGCTCCTCTGTGTGTTTTCCCTTGTCCCTGCTCTGGTCGCTTTGGCTCTTGGGTTGGATGGCGGATTTGAGTCAGGATATGGAGGGCAGATCGGGAGGTAAAGAGGGGGAGATCGACGACATGCTGAGCCACCTAGAGCTGAACGATGATGAATTGGATGATGTTGTGGTCGATGTGGAGGCGGCGAAGGAGTACAGTAGAGCGGCGAGGTGGCATGCAATCGGTAAAGTTCAAACTGCCAGATCTTTTAGTTCGGATGCTCTGTTTGAGAAGATGAAGAGAATTTGGAGTTTGGCAAAGGATCCAGTCTGTCGGGAGGTGGGCGATAATCTGTTTTTATTCCACATGCATTGTCTTGCAGATTGGAAGAAGGTTGTCCATCAAAGTCCATGGACTTTTAGGGGATGGGGTTTGCTCGTGGAGGATTATGATGGGCTCGGTGATCCAGCGGAGTTCGTGTTCAGTGGGATGTTTGTCTGCGCTCAAATTCATGGAATTCCGGAGCTCTATCggaaggaggaggtggtggatGACCTGGCACGAAGGATTGGTAAGGTGAAAGAAGTTCAGATGATACCTAAGTTTTTTTTTTAAGGAAATTATGTGAGACTAAGGGTCAGAATTGAGGTTGCTAAACCTTTAACGAGGTTTGTCTCCCTTACTATTCCGGAGGGGAAGAAGAGGCTAGCTGTTAAATATGAAAAGATACCCTTTTTCTGTAAGAGGTGTGGCCTTATCGGTCATGATCATGAGGAATGTGGTGATGGGGTGTGGGAGGAAAAACAGTTGCAGTATGGTACGTGGATGTTGGCGACACGCAGGGCTAATCAACCTATGCCTGCTCCGCGTCAGTCTATGGATAGATCTCGGTTTCGTGGGGGTTTTGCTGGTAGAGGGATGGCCAATAGCGCTAATGGAAGGAAAAGGAATTCTGAAGAAGCAGCTCTGACTGAGGAAGATGATGAAAAGGATACTGCATCTAGTCCTGAAAAACCACCTCCTAATGAAGGTCTTGTACAGGACAAATCTGAGAGCGATGCAAGGAAAATGTTGGATTTGGGTGGAGTTGGGTCGCTGGATGGAATGGAGAAGATGGACACTAATGGGGGGACGGGGGTGCTCCtgtgcctccacctccacctgctTATGTTAAGAATAAAGATAAGAAACAGCGAAAGGAGAATTCTTCTGAAAACAACCTGGCACCATCGGcggcctcccccgaggaggaccgTCGGGCCTAATGTGTACCTTAGGCTGGAACTGTCCTGGATCAGGGCAAGTCGCGACGGTTCAAGAGCTTGACTGCCTTGTGCAGTCTTATAAACCCTGCATTATATTCTTGTGTGAGCCTAGACAGAGTGAGGAAAGAATGAGAAATCTTCGTTTCCGTCTTGGAATGGAGGGATGTTACCAGGTTAAAGGTGTTGGGAAAGGAGGGGGTCTGGCTTTGTATTGGCAGGAAGGCATTACGGTGGACCTTCTGTCCTTCAGTAATCGACATATAGATGTCCATATCAGTGGGGGTCCCTATGTAAGTAAATGGAGAGCTTCTTTTGTTTATGGTGAGCCAAAGCCTTGCGATCGTCATCTCATGTGGACAAAAATGAGGCAAATGAAGAATAGATCCAATGAACCTTGGCTAATGATGGGTGACTTTAATGAAGCCATGTGGCACGAGGAACACTTTTCTAAAACCAAACATTCGGAGAGACAGATGGCGGAGATTCGGGCGGTTTTATCGGACTGCGATCTACATGATATTGGATTTTCTGGTACCCCTTGGACGTTTGATAATAAGCAGAAAGGAgatagtgtagggattcgttgcatagaaaacaaaaaatttcctaccgcgagaacgcaatccaagccaagatgcaatctagaagatgggagcaacgaggagatgaacgagactcacccttgaagatttacaaagtctacaagatgaggctcttgttgctgcggtagacgatcacttgccgctttcaaaaacgcgtaaaagatcttgacggtgccacaatcgggcagcacctccgtactcggtcacacgttcggtgttgatgaagacgatgtccttctcctcgttccagcaggcagcggaagtagtagctcctccttgaatccggcagcacgacggcgtggtggcggtggcgatggagatctccggcggagcttcgctaagcgttgcgggagaggtggaggagtggggcggctagggtttggggagagggggtggccggcttccaaggggtgcggccaaggtggtggcttggtgtggccggccccctcccccttgcccctcattatataggtggaacccccaagtgttggactacaagtcttcgaataagaccccaacccaaaaccttccatgtgtagggaaacctacccaaggtgggattcccacctcaagtgggactcccacccttccatgagggggggtggccggcccccttggtggagtccaccttggactccacccctctagggttagccggccatgggaggtggagtccctccgggactcctccttccaaagtgatttcttccggacttttctagaaccttctagaaccttccataaatgcaccggatcattttcaaacttataaaatgacttcctatatatgaatcttattctccggaccatttcggaactcctcgtgatgtccgggatcccatccgagactccgaacaaaacttcgaactctattccatattcaagttctactaatacgacatcaaaccttaagtgtgtcaccctacggttcgcgaactatgtggacatggttgagacttctctccgaccaataaccaatagcgggatctggagatccataatggctcccacatattcaacgatgacttagtgatcgaatgaaccattcacatacgataccgattccctttgtcacgcgatattttacttgtccgaggtttgatcatcggtatctctctataccttgttcaacctcgtctcctgacaagtactctttactcgtaccgtggtatgtggtctcttatgaaccattcatatgcttgcaagctagtatagacgacattccaccgagagggcccagagtatatctatccgtcatcgggatggacaaatcccactgttgatccatatgcctcaactcatactttccggatacttaatcccacctttataaccacccatttacgcagtggcgtttgatgtaatcaaagtacctttccggtataagtgatttacatgatctcatggtcgaaaggactaggtaactatgtatcgaaagcttatagcaaataacttaatgacgtgatcttatgctacgcttaattgggtgtgtccattacatcattcatatgatgatataaccttgttattaataacatccaatgttcatgattaagaaactataatcatctattaatcaacaagctagttaagaggcttactagggactcattgttgtttacataacacacatgtatcaatgtttcggttaatacaattatagcatggtatataaacatttatcataaacacaaagatatataataaccacttttattattgcctcttgggcatatctccaacagtctcccacttgcactagagtcaataatctagattacattgtaaggtacctaacacccatggcattctggtgttggtcatgctttgccccagggagctttagtcaacggatctgctacattcagatcagtgtgtactttgcaaatctttacttctccatcttcgatgtactcgcgaatcgaatgataacgcagcttgatatgcttcagcctcttgtgtgaccttggttcttgtgcattggcgatggcacccatgttgtcacagtagatgactagtgggtccaatgcattaggaaccacaccgagctctacaatgaacctcttcatccataccgcttctgatgaagcctctgaagccgctatgtactctgattctgttgaagacttcgccaccgtgcactgcttcgagcttgcccaccatcgcagcaccattcaatataaacacatacccagactgagacttagagtcatcaggatcagtgttccaacttgcatcggtgtaacttgttacaacgagctcttggtcacctccataacaaagaaacatatccttagttcttttcaagtacttcaggatagtcttgaccgctgtccagtgttccattcctggatcactttgatatctgctagtcaaactaacaacatgtgctatatccggtctagtacatagcatggcatacatgatagagcctactgccgaggcataggggatctgactcatcctttctctttcttctgtcgtagccggaccttgagtcttactcaagaccttgcctggtaacataggcaagaatcctttcttacttttgtccattctaaacttctttagaatcttgtccaggtatgtactctgtgatagccctattagacgtcttgatctatctctataaatcttgatgcctaatatatacgatgcttcaccaatgtctttcattgaaaaactattattcaaataaccttttacactgcttaatagttctatatcattcccaatcaataatatgtcatctacatataatatcaggaacgctacagagctcccactcactttcttgtaaatacaggcctctccatgacactctataaacccgaagtctttgatcaccttatcaaatcgtcggttccaacttctggatgcttgcttcagtccatagattgaacgctgaagtttgcacaccttgtcagcatttttaggatcgacaaaacctttgggttgtaccatatacaactcttcctcaatatctccattaaggaacactattttgacatccatctgccaaatctcataatcgaaaaatgcagctattgctaacaaaatccttacagattttagcttcgctacaggtgagaaagtctcatcgtagtcaacaccttgaatttgtcgaaaaccctttgcgacaagtcgagctttatagat
It includes:
- the LOC127301663 gene encoding SEC1 family transport protein SLY1, which gives rise to MALSLRKKQLDLITRMLHLNQQQSSPDGGGEGEEEAYKILVMDGPCISLLSPVLRVGDLRKHGVTLHLNIDKARQQVPDAPAVYLVRPTPANADRIAADAAAGLYASFHINFSTSVPRPVLERLASATAASRSAHRVARVADQYLDFICLEDGLFSLAQPRAYVSLNDPAAADADITAAVDAIALGLFCVVSTLGTVPIIRCARGGPAEMVAAALDARLRDHLLAKPNLFTEAASSAASSFQRPVLCLFDRNFELSVGIQHDWSYRPLVHDVLSLKLNKLKLPTEKYDLDDSDPFWVANSWLEFPEVAKEIEAQLAKYKQDVDEVNQRTGGGRDGVEFDGTDLIGNTKHLMNAVNSLPELTDRKKMIDKHTNIATALLARIKERSLDGYYRCENDMLENGTVDRTMLLSLLSGKGTKEDKLRLAVTYLLSFEAPPSSELEQVEAALRESDVDMSAFLYVKRIKSLNTQFAAASSTASRSNIVDWAEKLYGQSISAVTNYLSDGRQLALTRTVEALMEGKPNPEVDNYILFDPRAPRSGTGGQFRGPFREAIVFMIGGGNYIEYRSLIELGQRSQPSKHVIYGATEILNGVEFIQQLAELGQKAGLGSGGSNLPSQ